In a single window of the Streptomyces sp. NBC_00094 genome:
- a CDS encoding extracellular solute-binding protein: MDEAVERRRFLGLTAAAAALGLTATVAGCGVLEGDSGDVTLRLVAADYDLTGGDTTKKYWTDLVAAFEATHPGVKIDLRVESWDDVDRKVAEMVKADQAPDIAQIGAYADYAAAGELYAADEILSIPVQANFLAPLVAAGETERTQYGLPFVASTRPLFYNKDLFEAAGAEAPTTWAELAAAAEKLKDSGVRTPFALPLGPEEAQAEALMWLLSGEGGWTDASDHYAVDSDANIRTFDWLKNNLVGKGLTGPVAPGKLNRKAAFAAFASGEVGMLNGHPSLVKEAQKKGVKVGQVPLPGINGKPKSSMGVADWIMGFKQNGHRKEIGDFLNFVFSDENVLKFAGDNDLLPVTVSASTRMETDPEYANLREFLKGLPDAQLPPVGKTSWATVSENVKQNIGKAVTPAGRPAEVLGSIGRAATAAEAAE; this comes from the coding sequence GTGGATGAAGCCGTGGAGCGGCGACGATTCCTTGGACTGACCGCGGCCGCCGCCGCCCTCGGACTGACCGCGACGGTCGCCGGGTGCGGCGTCCTGGAGGGCGACTCCGGTGACGTGACCCTCAGACTGGTCGCCGCCGACTACGACCTGACCGGTGGCGACACCACCAAGAAGTACTGGACCGACCTCGTCGCCGCCTTCGAGGCGACCCACCCCGGTGTGAAGATCGACCTCCGGGTCGAGTCCTGGGACGACGTCGACCGCAAGGTCGCCGAGATGGTCAAGGCCGACCAGGCCCCCGACATCGCGCAGATCGGCGCCTACGCCGACTACGCGGCCGCCGGCGAGCTCTACGCCGCCGACGAGATCCTCTCCATCCCCGTCCAGGCCAACTTCCTCGCGCCGCTCGTCGCCGCCGGAGAGACCGAGCGCACCCAGTACGGCCTGCCCTTCGTGGCCTCCACCCGGCCCCTCTTCTACAACAAGGACCTCTTCGAGGCGGCCGGGGCCGAGGCCCCCACCACCTGGGCCGAGCTGGCCGCCGCCGCCGAGAAGCTCAAGGACAGCGGCGTCCGCACCCCCTTCGCGCTGCCGCTCGGCCCCGAGGAGGCCCAGGCCGAGGCCCTGATGTGGCTGCTCAGCGGCGAGGGCGGCTGGACCGACGCCAGCGACCACTACGCCGTCGACTCCGACGCGAACATCCGCACCTTCGACTGGCTGAAGAACAACCTCGTCGGCAAGGGCCTCACCGGGCCCGTCGCCCCCGGCAAGCTCAACCGCAAGGCCGCCTTCGCCGCCTTCGCGAGCGGCGAGGTCGGCATGCTCAACGGCCACCCCTCACTGGTCAAGGAGGCCCAGAAGAAGGGCGTCAAGGTCGGCCAGGTGCCGCTTCCCGGCATCAACGGCAAGCCCAAGAGCTCCATGGGCGTCGCCGACTGGATCATGGGCTTCAAGCAGAACGGTCACCGCAAGGAGATCGGCGACTTCCTCAACTTCGTCTTCAGCGACGAGAACGTCCTGAAGTTCGCCGGGGACAACGACCTGCTGCCGGTCACCGTCAGCGCCTCCACCCGCATGGAGACCGACCCCGAGTACGCCAACCTGCGCGAGTTCCTCAAGGGCCTGCCCGACGCCCAGCTCCCGCCGGTCGGCAAGACCTCGTGGGCCACGGTCAGCGAGAACGTCAAGCAGAACATCGGCAAGGCCGTCACCCCCGCCGGCCGGCCCGCCGAGGTCCTCGGCTCGATCGGCCGGGCGGCGACGGCGGCGGAGGCCGCCGAGTAG
- a CDS encoding DUF3263 domain-containing protein yields MTEEQGGTDGGGLGERERALLAVERRSWPGPGAKERAVREGLGLSPTRYYQLLNALLDDPRAAEHDPVTVNRLRRVRAEKQQRR; encoded by the coding sequence ATGACCGAAGAGCAGGGCGGGACGGACGGCGGTGGGCTCGGCGAGCGCGAGCGGGCCCTCCTCGCCGTCGAGCGCCGCTCCTGGCCCGGCCCCGGCGCCAAGGAGCGGGCCGTCCGCGAGGGCCTCGGCCTCTCCCCGACCCGCTACTACCAGCTGCTCAACGCCCTCCTCGACGACCCGCGCGCCGCGGAACACGACCCGGTGACGGTCAACCGGCTGCGCCGGGTGAGGGCGGAGAAGCAGCAGAGGCGGTAG
- the otsB gene encoding trehalose-phosphatase, with amino-acid sequence MVSSFPHPTTSAGRDGLAALLARPAKAVVALDFDGTLAEIVPDPEQARAHPGAVAALAALAPEVASVVVVTGRPAGVAVRYGGFAGVPGLEHLVVLGHYGAERWDAVTGTVRASAPHPGVASVRAELPGFLDREGAWPGVWIEEKGRAVAVHTRRALDPEAAFEALKGPLGDLATHHGLVLEPGRLVLELRPPGMDKGKALAEYVRETGAGSVLYAGDDLGDLPAFAAVEKLRSDGTPGVLVCSGSREVPELADRADLSVAGPPGVVGFLTTLAEAVRARG; translated from the coding sequence ATGGTCAGCAGCTTCCCGCACCCGACCACATCCGCCGGCCGCGACGGTCTGGCCGCGCTCCTCGCGCGGCCCGCGAAGGCCGTCGTCGCCCTCGACTTCGACGGGACTCTCGCCGAGATCGTCCCCGACCCCGAACAGGCCCGCGCCCATCCCGGTGCCGTGGCCGCCCTCGCCGCCCTCGCCCCCGAGGTCGCCTCCGTCGTCGTGGTGACCGGGCGCCCCGCCGGGGTCGCCGTCCGCTACGGCGGCTTCGCCGGAGTCCCCGGCCTCGAACACCTCGTCGTCCTCGGCCACTACGGCGCCGAACGCTGGGACGCCGTCACCGGCACGGTCCGCGCGTCCGCCCCGCACCCGGGCGTGGCCTCCGTCCGCGCCGAGCTCCCCGGTTTCCTCGACCGCGAGGGCGCCTGGCCGGGCGTCTGGATCGAGGAGAAGGGCAGGGCGGTCGCCGTCCACACCCGCCGCGCGCTCGACCCGGAGGCCGCCTTCGAGGCCCTCAAGGGCCCGCTCGGTGACCTCGCGACCCATCACGGCCTGGTCCTGGAGCCGGGCCGTCTGGTCCTGGAGCTGCGGCCCCCGGGCATGGACAAGGGCAAGGCGCTCGCCGAGTACGTACGGGAGACGGGCGCCGGGTCCGTGCTCTACGCGGGTGACGACCTGGGCGACCTGCCCGCCTTCGCCGCCGTCGAGAAGCTCCGCTCGGACGGCACCCCGGGCGTCCTGGTGTGCAGCGGCTCCCGCGAGGTCCCGGAGCTCGCCGACCGCGCGGACCTGTCGGTGGCGGGCCCGCCGGGGGTGGTGGGGTTCCTGACCACGCTCGCGGAGGCGGTACGGGCGCGGGGCTGA